One window from the genome of Enterobacter asburiae encodes:
- a CDS encoding lysine decarboxylase LdcC — MNIIAIMGPHGVFYKDEPIKELEQSLQSRGYQLIWPHNSADLLKFIEHNPRICGVIFDWDEYDLELCSDINKLNEYLPLYAFINTHSTMDVSANDMRMALWFFEYSLGVADDIATRIQQYTGEYLDNITPPFTRALFTYVKEGKYTFCTPGHMAGTAYQKSPVGCLFYDFFGGNTLKADVSISVTELGSLLDHTGPHLEAEEYIARTFGAEQSYMVTNGTSTSNKIVGMYAAPAGSTLLIDRNCHKSLAHLLMMSDVVPIWLSPTRNALGILGGIPRREFTHDAIESKVAATPGASWPVHAVITNSTYDGLLYNTNWIKKTLDVPSIHFDSAWVPYTNFHPIYAGKSGMSGERVPGKVFFETQSTHKMLAAFSQASLIHIKGEYDEDTFNEAFMMHTTTSPSYPLVASIETAAAMLRGNPGKRLINRSVERALHFRKEVQRLKDEADGWFFDIWQPEEIDEAECWPVSPGEDWHGFRDADSDHMFLDPVKVTILTPGMDEQGRMGDEGIPAALVAKFLDERGVVVEKTGPYNLLFLFSIGIDKTRAMGLLRGLMEFKRAYDLNLRVKNMLPDLYAEDPDFYRNMRIQDLAQGIHRLIRQHDLPRLMLQAFDVLPEMKFTPHKAWQRQVKGEVETVELENLVGRVSANMILPYPPGVPLLMPGEMITEESRAVLDFLLMLCSVGRHYPGFETDIHGAKRDENGVYWVRVLK, encoded by the coding sequence ATGAATATCATTGCCATTATGGGGCCGCACGGCGTCTTTTATAAAGATGAGCCAATTAAGGAGCTGGAGCAATCCCTGCAGTCGCGCGGGTATCAGCTAATCTGGCCGCACAACAGCGCCGACCTGCTGAAGTTCATCGAGCATAATCCGCGTATCTGCGGCGTGATCTTCGACTGGGACGAATACGATCTCGAACTGTGCAGCGATATCAACAAGCTGAACGAATATCTCCCGCTGTACGCGTTTATTAATACCCATTCCACCATGGACGTCAGCGCCAACGATATGCGTATGGCGCTGTGGTTTTTTGAATATTCCCTCGGCGTGGCGGATGATATTGCGACCCGCATTCAGCAATATACCGGTGAGTACCTCGACAACATTACGCCGCCGTTTACCCGCGCGCTCTTCACCTACGTGAAGGAGGGCAAATATACCTTCTGTACGCCGGGTCATATGGCGGGAACGGCTTATCAAAAAAGCCCGGTGGGCTGCCTGTTCTATGATTTTTTTGGTGGCAACACCCTGAAAGCGGACGTGTCAATTTCAGTCACCGAATTAGGCTCTCTGCTGGATCACACCGGCCCGCATCTGGAAGCTGAAGAGTATATCGCCCGCACCTTTGGCGCCGAGCAGAGCTATATGGTGACCAACGGCACCTCGACCTCGAACAAAATCGTCGGGATGTACGCTGCGCCTGCTGGCAGCACCTTGCTGATTGACCGTAACTGCCATAAATCGCTGGCACACTTGCTGATGATGAGCGACGTCGTACCGATCTGGCTGTCACCCACGCGTAACGCGCTCGGTATTCTTGGCGGCATTCCGCGCCGGGAGTTCACCCATGACGCTATTGAAAGTAAGGTCGCGGCAACTCCTGGAGCAAGCTGGCCTGTTCATGCGGTCATCACCAACTCGACCTACGACGGTCTGCTGTACAACACGAACTGGATCAAAAAGACGCTGGACGTGCCGTCGATCCACTTCGATTCCGCATGGGTGCCATACACCAATTTCCACCCGATTTACGCCGGTAAAAGTGGCATGAGCGGTGAACGCGTGCCGGGTAAAGTGTTCTTCGAAACGCAGTCGACGCATAAAATGCTGGCGGCGTTTTCCCAGGCTTCGCTTATTCACATCAAAGGCGAGTACGACGAAGACACGTTCAACGAAGCCTTTATGATGCATACCACCACATCGCCGAGCTATCCGCTGGTGGCCTCCATTGAAACGGCCGCGGCGATGCTGCGCGGCAATCCGGGCAAACGCCTCATCAATCGTTCGGTGGAGCGCGCGCTGCATTTCCGCAAAGAGGTGCAGCGGCTGAAAGATGAAGCCGACGGCTGGTTCTTTGATATCTGGCAGCCGGAAGAGATTGATGAAGCCGAATGCTGGCCCGTCTCGCCCGGCGAAGACTGGCATGGCTTCCGGGATGCCGATAGCGACCATATGTTCCTCGACCCGGTCAAAGTGACGATCCTGACGCCGGGCATGGATGAGCAGGGCAGGATGGGCGATGAAGGTATTCCGGCCGCGCTGGTGGCGAAATTCCTTGATGAACGTGGCGTGGTGGTGGAGAAAACCGGTCCCTATAACCTGCTTTTCCTGTTCAGCATTGGCATTGATAAAACCCGGGCGATGGGGTTGTTGCGCGGCCTGATGGAGTTTAAGCGCGCCTACGATCTCAACCTGCGGGTGAAGAATATGCTCCCGGATCTCTACGCGGAGGATCCTGACTTCTATCGAAATATGCGCATTCAGGATCTGGCTCAGGGGATCCACAGGCTGATCCGTCAGCACGATCTGCCGCGTTTGATGCTTCAGGCGTTCGATGTATTACCGGAGATGAAATTTACTCCGCACAAGGCGTGGCAGCGCCAGGTGAAAGGGGAGGTCGAAACCGTCGAGCTGGAAAACCTGGTCGGACGCGTATCGGCCAACATGATCCTGCCTTATCCGCCGGGCGTACCGCTCCTGATGCCGGGAGAGATGATCACCGAAGAGAGTCGGGCCGTGCTCGATTTCTTGCTGATGCTCTGCTCTGTCGGGCGCCATTATCCGGGCTTTGAGACCGATATCCACGGTGCGAAGCGCGACGAGAACGGCGTTTACTGGGTGCGAGTCCTAAAATAA
- the dnaE gene encoding DNA polymerase III subunit alpha yields MAEPRFVHLRVHSDYSMIDGLAKTGPLVKKAASLGMPALAITDFTNLCGLVKFYGTAHGAGMKPIVGADFHVQSDLIGDEMTQISVLAMNNTGYQNLTLLISKAYQRGYGALGPWIDRDWLAELNEGLLLISGGRMGDVGKCLLRGNSALVDQCVSFYEEYFPDRYYLELIRTGRQDEESYLHAAVALAEERGLPVVATNDVRFLEPGDFDAHEIRVAIHDGFTLDDPKRPRNYSAQQYMRSEEEMCELFSDIPEALENSVEIAKRCNVTVRLGEYFLPQFPTGDMTTEDFLVVKSKEGLEERLEFLFPDEAVRKEKRPPYDERLDIELQVINQMGFPGYFLIVMEFIQWSKDNGVPVGPGRGSGAGSLVAYALKITDLDPLEFDLLFERFLNPERVSMPDFDVDFCMEKRDQVIEHVADMYGRDAVSQIITFGTMAAKAVIRDVGRVLGHPYGFVDRISKLVPPDPGMTLAKAFEAEPQLPEIYEADEEVKALIDMARKLEGVTRNAGKHAGGVVIAPTKITDFAPLYCDEAGEHPVTQFDKNDVEYAGLVKFDFLGLRTLTIIDWALKMINPRREKQGLEPIDIAAIPLDDKKSFDMLQRSETTAVFQLESRGMKDLIKRLQPDCFEDMIALVALFRPGPLQSGMVDNFIDRKHGREEISYPDVQWQHESLKPVLEPTYGIILYQEQVMQIAQVLSGYTLGGADMLRRAMGKKKPEEMAKQRGTFEEGARKNGVDGELAIKIFDLVEKFAGYGFNKSHSAAYALVSYQTLWLKAHYPAEFMAAVMTADMDNTEKVVGLVDECWRMGLKILPPDINSGLYHFHVNDDGEIVYGIGAIKGVGEGPIEAIIEARNNGGYFRELFDLCARTDTKKLNRRVLEKLIMSGAFDRLGPHRAALMNSLGDALKAADQHAKAEAIGQADMFGVLAEEPEQIEQSYSNCQPWPEQVVLDGERETLGLYLTGHPINQYIKEIERYVGGHRLKDMHPTERGKITTAAGLVIAARVMVTKRGNRIGICTLDDRSGRLEVMLFTDALDKYQQLLEKDRILIVSGQVSFDDFSGGLKMTAREVMDIDEAREKYARGLAISLTDRQIDDQLLNRLRQSLEPHRSGTIPVHLYYQRADARARLRFGATWRVSPSDRLLNDLRGLIGSEQVELEFD; encoded by the coding sequence ATGGCTGAACCACGTTTCGTACACCTGCGGGTGCATAGCGACTACTCCATGATCGATGGGCTGGCGAAGACCGGGCCGCTGGTAAAAAAGGCGGCCTCCCTTGGCATGCCCGCGCTGGCGATCACCGATTTTACCAACCTGTGTGGCCTGGTGAAGTTCTACGGAACGGCGCACGGCGCGGGGATGAAGCCTATCGTCGGCGCAGATTTTCATGTGCAGAGCGATCTCATCGGCGATGAAATGACGCAAATCTCCGTGCTGGCAATGAACAACACGGGCTACCAAAACCTCACTCTGCTTATCTCAAAAGCCTATCAGCGCGGATACGGTGCGCTGGGCCCGTGGATCGACAGGGACTGGCTGGCTGAGCTGAACGAAGGGCTGCTGCTGATCTCCGGTGGCCGTATGGGTGATGTCGGCAAATGTCTGCTGCGCGGCAATAGCGCGCTGGTGGATCAATGCGTCTCGTTCTATGAAGAGTATTTCCCGGATCGTTATTATCTGGAGCTGATCCGCACCGGTCGCCAGGATGAAGAGAGCTATCTGCATGCGGCGGTCGCACTTGCGGAAGAACGCGGGCTGCCCGTCGTCGCGACAAACGATGTGCGGTTCCTCGAGCCGGGGGATTTTGACGCCCACGAAATTCGCGTGGCGATCCACGATGGTTTCACGCTGGACGATCCCAAACGGCCGCGTAATTACTCCGCTCAGCAGTACATGCGCAGCGAGGAGGAGATGTGTGAACTCTTCTCCGATATCCCGGAAGCGCTGGAAAACAGCGTGGAGATCGCCAAGCGCTGTAACGTTACCGTCCGCCTCGGCGAATACTTCCTGCCGCAGTTCCCGACGGGTGATATGACCACGGAAGATTTCCTGGTCGTGAAATCAAAAGAAGGTCTTGAAGAGCGTCTGGAATTCCTGTTCCCGGATGAGGCCGTTCGCAAAGAGAAGCGGCCGCCGTACGATGAACGTCTGGATATTGAACTCCAGGTCATCAACCAGATGGGCTTCCCGGGCTACTTCCTGATCGTTATGGAGTTTATCCAGTGGTCGAAGGATAACGGCGTACCTGTCGGACCGGGGCGTGGCTCCGGTGCAGGATCGCTGGTGGCCTATGCGCTTAAAATTACCGACCTCGATCCGCTGGAGTTCGACCTGCTGTTTGAACGTTTCCTTAACCCGGAACGTGTTTCCATGCCTGACTTTGACGTCGACTTCTGCATGGAAAAACGCGACCAGGTGATCGAGCACGTCGCCGATATGTACGGCCGTGATGCGGTATCGCAGATTATTACCTTCGGTACGATGGCGGCAAAAGCGGTAATCCGTGACGTCGGCCGCGTGCTGGGCCACCCGTACGGGTTTGTCGATCGTATTTCTAAGCTGGTGCCGCCCGATCCGGGCATGACGCTGGCAAAAGCGTTTGAAGCCGAGCCTCAGCTGCCGGAAATCTACGAAGCCGACGAAGAAGTTAAAGCGCTGATCGACATGGCGCGCAAGCTGGAAGGCGTCACGCGTAACGCCGGTAAGCATGCGGGGGGCGTGGTTATCGCGCCGACCAAAATTACCGACTTCGCACCGCTCTACTGCGATGAAGCGGGTGAGCATCCGGTTACTCAGTTTGATAAGAACGACGTGGAATACGCCGGGCTGGTGAAGTTTGACTTCCTCGGCCTGCGTACGCTGACGATCATCGACTGGGCGCTGAAGATGATCAACCCGCGCCGGGAGAAGCAGGGCCTTGAGCCAATAGACATTGCCGCCATCCCGCTGGATGACAAGAAAAGTTTCGACATGCTGCAGCGCTCGGAGACCACCGCGGTCTTCCAGCTTGAATCGCGCGGCATGAAAGATCTGATTAAACGTCTGCAGCCCGACTGCTTCGAAGATATGATCGCACTGGTTGCCCTGTTCCGTCCGGGCCCGCTGCAGTCAGGGATGGTAGATAACTTTATCGACCGTAAGCACGGGCGCGAAGAGATTTCTTACCCGGACGTTCAGTGGCAGCATGAAAGCCTGAAGCCGGTACTGGAGCCAACCTACGGCATCATCCTGTATCAGGAACAGGTCATGCAGATTGCCCAAGTGCTTTCCGGCTATACCCTCGGCGGCGCGGATATGCTGCGTCGTGCGATGGGTAAGAAAAAGCCGGAAGAGATGGCCAAGCAGCGAGGCACTTTCGAAGAAGGCGCGAGAAAAAACGGCGTTGACGGTGAGCTGGCGATTAAGATCTTTGACCTGGTAGAGAAATTCGCCGGGTACGGATTTAACAAATCCCACTCCGCCGCCTATGCTTTGGTGTCGTATCAAACGCTGTGGCTGAAAGCGCACTATCCTGCTGAATTTATGGCGGCGGTAATGACGGCCGATATGGACAACACCGAGAAGGTGGTAGGCCTGGTGGACGAGTGCTGGCGCATGGGGCTTAAGATCCTGCCGCCGGATATTAACTCAGGTCTCTATCACTTCCACGTCAACGACGACGGGGAGATCGTTTACGGGATCGGCGCGATCAAAGGCGTAGGTGAAGGTCCGATCGAGGCGATCATCGAAGCGCGTAACAACGGCGGGTATTTCCGCGAGCTGTTCGATCTTTGCGCCCGTACCGACACCAAAAAACTGAACCGTCGCGTGCTGGAAAAACTGATCATGTCCGGCGCGTTTGACAGGCTGGGGCCGCACCGCGCCGCGCTGATGAACTCGCTGGGCGACGCGCTGAAAGCGGCGGATCAGCATGCAAAAGCGGAAGCCATTGGTCAGGCGGATATGTTCGGGGTGCTGGCGGAAGAGCCGGAGCAGATCGAGCAGTCTTATTCCAACTGCCAGCCGTGGCCAGAACAGGTGGTACTGGATGGGGAGCGTGAGACGTTAGGCTTGTACCTGACGGGGCACCCGATCAACCAGTACATCAAAGAAATTGAGCGCTATGTCGGCGGCCACAGGCTTAAAGACATGCATCCGACAGAACGTGGTAAAATCACCACGGCTGCGGGGCTCGTGATTGCCGCAAGGGTTATGGTCACCAAGCGCGGCAATCGTATCGGCATCTGTACGTTGGATGACCGTTCCGGGCGCCTGGAGGTGATGTTGTTCACCGACGCGCTGGATAAATACCAGCAATTGCTGGAAAAAGACCGCATACTTATCGTCAGCGGACAGGTCAGCTTTGATGACTTCAGCGGGGGGCTTAAAATGACCGCCCGCGAAGTGATGGACATTGACGAAGCCCGGGAAAAATATGCTCGCGGGCTTGCTATCTCGCTGACGGACAGGCAAATTGATGACCAGCTTTTAAACCGACTCCGTCAGTCTCTGGAACCCCACCGCTCGGGGACAATTCCAGTACATCTCTACTATCAGAGGGCGGATGCACGTGCGCGGTTGCGCTTTGGTGCAACGTGGCGTGTCTCTCCGAGCGATCGTTTACTGAACGATCTCCGTGGCCTCATTGGTTCGGAGCAGGTGGAACTGGAGTTTGACTAA
- the lpxB gene encoding lipid-A-disaccharide synthase gives MVDSRPLTIALVAGETSGDILGAGLIRALKARVPNARFVGVAGPLMQAEGCEAWYEMEELAVMGIVEVLGRLRRLLHIRADLTRRFTELKPDVFVGIDAPDFNITLEGNLKKQGIKTIHYVSPSVWAWRQKRVFKIGRSTNLVLAFLPFEKAFYDRFNVPCRFIGHTMADAMPLDPDKNAARDALGIPHDVHCLALLPGSRGAEVEMLSADFLKTAQILRQTYPDLEVVVPLVNAKRREQFERIKAEVAPDLHVRLLDGKGREAMYASDAALLASGTAALECMLAKCPMVVGYRMKPFTFWLAKRLVKTDYVSLPNLLAGRELVKELLQDECQPQALADALLPLLADGKTSHQMHDTFRELHQLIRCNADEQAADAVLELAK, from the coding sequence ATGGTCGACAGTCGTCCGCTTACGATAGCCCTGGTCGCCGGAGAAACCTCCGGCGATATTCTTGGTGCAGGTCTCATCCGCGCGCTTAAGGCGCGTGTACCCAATGCTCGCTTTGTCGGCGTTGCTGGCCCGCTGATGCAGGCCGAAGGCTGTGAAGCCTGGTATGAAATGGAAGAGCTCGCCGTGATGGGCATCGTTGAGGTGCTGGGACGGTTACGCCGTTTGCTGCACATCCGTGCCGATCTCACCCGCCGCTTTACCGAACTCAAACCCGATGTGTTTGTCGGTATCGATGCACCTGATTTCAACATTACCCTCGAAGGGAATCTGAAAAAGCAGGGCATTAAAACCATTCACTACGTCAGTCCGTCCGTCTGGGCGTGGCGACAGAAACGCGTTTTCAAAATCGGACGGTCCACCAACCTGGTGCTGGCTTTCCTGCCTTTCGAAAAAGCGTTTTACGACAGATTTAATGTGCCGTGCCGTTTTATCGGTCATACCATGGCGGATGCGATGCCATTGGATCCGGATAAAAACGCGGCGCGCGACGCGCTGGGCATCCCGCATGATGTGCACTGTCTGGCACTGCTGCCTGGCAGCCGCGGTGCCGAAGTGGAGATGCTGAGCGCCGATTTTCTCAAAACAGCGCAAATTCTTCGCCAGACCTATCCCGACCTTGAAGTGGTTGTTCCCCTGGTGAATGCCAAACGCCGCGAGCAGTTTGAGCGCATCAAAGCGGAAGTCGCCCCGGATCTCCACGTTCGTCTTCTGGACGGGAAAGGGCGGGAAGCGATGTATGCGAGCGATGCCGCACTGCTGGCCTCCGGCACGGCGGCGCTGGAATGTATGCTGGCGAAATGCCCGATGGTGGTCGGTTATCGCATGAAGCCGTTCACCTTCTGGCTGGCAAAACGTCTGGTGAAAACGGATTATGTCTCCCTGCCAAACCTGCTTGCCGGGCGCGAGCTGGTGAAAGAGCTGTTGCAGGACGAATGCCAGCCGCAGGCGCTTGCCGATGCACTGCTGCCGCTGCTCGCCGACGGCAAGACCAGCCACCAGATGCACGATACTTTCCGCGAACTGCATCAACTGATCCGCTGTAATGCCGATGAGCAAGCGGCGGATGCGGTGCTGGAGCTAGCAAAATGA
- the lpxA gene encoding acyl-ACP--UDP-N-acetylglucosamine O-acyltransferase: MIDKSAFIHPTAIVETGAIIGANVHIGPFCIVGPHVEIGEGTVLKSHVVVNGHTTIGCNNEIYQFASIGEVNQDLKYAGESTRLEIGDRNRIRESVTIHRGTVQGGGLTKVGSDNLFMVNAHIAHDCTVGDRCILANNATLAGHVSVDDFAIIGGMTAVHQFCIIGAHVMVGGCSGVAQDVPPYVIAQGNHATPFGVNIEGLKRRGFSREAITAIRNAYKQLYRSGKTLEEAKPEIAELANKHPEVNAFMEFFDRSTRGLIR, translated from the coding sequence GTGATTGATAAATCCGCCTTTATTCATCCTACCGCTATTGTGGAAACCGGTGCCATCATTGGCGCTAACGTCCACATTGGCCCGTTTTGTATTGTTGGACCCCATGTCGAAATTGGTGAGGGTACAGTACTGAAATCTCACGTTGTCGTGAATGGTCACACGACCATTGGCTGCAATAACGAGATCTATCAGTTCGCCTCCATCGGCGAAGTTAACCAGGATCTGAAATATGCTGGTGAGTCGACCCGTCTGGAAATTGGCGATCGTAACCGTATTCGCGAAAGCGTCACCATTCATCGTGGAACAGTACAAGGTGGTGGGTTGACGAAGGTGGGCAGCGATAACCTGTTTATGGTTAATGCGCATATCGCGCATGACTGTACCGTGGGTGACCGCTGTATTCTTGCCAACAACGCAACGCTGGCAGGACACGTATCGGTTGATGACTTCGCAATTATTGGCGGCATGACCGCAGTCCATCAGTTCTGCATCATTGGTGCGCACGTGATGGTTGGCGGATGCTCCGGTGTGGCGCAGGACGTTCCACCGTATGTGATTGCGCAGGGCAACCATGCCACGCCGTTTGGCGTGAACATCGAAGGCCTCAAGCGTCGTGGTTTTAGTCGCGAAGCGATTACTGCCATCCGCAACGCGTACAAACAGCTGTACCGTAGCGGTAAAACGCTGGAAGAGGCGAAGCCGGAAATTGCCGAGCTGGCGAATAAGCACCCGGAAGTGAACGCGTTCATGGAATTCTTTGACCGTTCAACAAGGGGTCTGATTCGTTAA
- the rnhB gene encoding ribonuclease HII: MMEFVYPHTRLVAGVDEVGRGPLVGAVVTAAVILDPARPIIGLNDSKKLSEKRRLALFDEIQEKALAWSLGRAEPHEIDELNILHATMLAMQRAVAGLKISPEYVLIDGNRCPALPMPSMAVVKGDSRVAEISAASIIAKVTRDAEMAALDLTYPQYGFAQHKGYPTPFHLERLAEHGATEHHRRSFGPVKRALGRVS, encoded by the coding sequence ATGATGGAATTTGTTTATCCTCACACTCGTCTTGTGGCGGGCGTGGACGAAGTGGGCCGTGGCCCGTTAGTCGGGGCCGTGGTGACCGCCGCGGTGATCCTCGATCCGGCTCGCCCGATAATCGGGCTGAACGACTCAAAAAAATTGTCTGAAAAGCGCCGGCTGGCGCTGTTTGATGAGATTCAGGAGAAGGCGCTGGCCTGGAGCCTGGGGCGCGCTGAACCGCATGAAATAGACGAACTGAATATTTTGCATGCCACGATGCTGGCGATGCAGCGTGCGGTAGCGGGTTTGAAAATTTCCCCGGAATATGTCCTGATTGACGGCAACCGCTGTCCTGCATTGCCCATGCCTTCAATGGCGGTCGTCAAAGGTGATAGCCGGGTCGCAGAAATTAGCGCAGCTTCTATTATTGCCAAAGTGACGCGCGACGCCGAAATGGCCGCGCTGGACCTCACTTACCCTCAGTATGGTTTCGCCCAGCATAAGGGGTATCCCACACCTTTCCATCTGGAAAGGCTGGCTGAACATGGCGCAACCGAACACCACCGTCGCAGCTTTGGCCCGGTGAAGCGCGCGCTGGGACGGGTGTCCTGA
- the fabZ gene encoding 3-hydroxyacyl-ACP dehydratase FabZ, giving the protein MTTDTHTLHIEEILELLPHRYPFLLVDRVLDFEEGRFLRAVKNVSVNEPFFQGHFPGKPIFPGVLILEAMAQATGILAFKSVGKLEPGELYYFAGIDEARFKRPVVPGDQMIMEVTFEKTRRGLTRFKGVALVDGKVVCEATMMCARSRES; this is encoded by the coding sequence TTGACTACTGACACTCATACTCTGCATATTGAAGAGATTTTAGAACTTCTGCCGCACCGCTACCCGTTTCTGCTGGTAGACCGTGTGCTGGATTTTGAAGAAGGTCGTTTTCTGCGCGCAGTGAAAAATGTTTCCGTGAACGAGCCGTTCTTCCAGGGGCACTTCCCTGGTAAGCCTATCTTCCCGGGTGTGTTGATTCTGGAAGCGATGGCTCAGGCTACCGGTATTCTGGCGTTTAAAAGCGTCGGCAAACTGGAGCCAGGTGAGCTGTATTACTTCGCGGGTATTGATGAAGCGCGCTTTAAGCGCCCTGTCGTGCCTGGTGATCAGATGATCATGGAAGTCACTTTTGAAAAAACGCGTCGTGGCCTGACTCGCTTCAAAGGCGTAGCGCTGGTTGACGGCAAAGTTGTTTGCGAAGCGACTATGATGTGTGCTCGTAGCCGGGAGTCCTGA
- the accA gene encoding acetyl-CoA carboxylase carboxyl transferase subunit alpha has protein sequence MSLNFLDFEQPIAELEAKIDSLTAVSRQDEKLDINIDEEVHRLREKSVELTRKIFADLGAWQVAQLARHPQRPYTLDYVRLAFDEFDELAGDRAYADDKAIVGGIARLDGRPVMIIGHQKGRETKEKIRRNFGMPAPEGYRKALRLMEMAERFNMPIITFIDTPGAYPGVGAEERGQSEAIARNLREMSRLKVPVICTVIGEGGSGGALAIGVGDKVNMLQYSTYSVISPEGCASILWKSADKAPLAAEAMGIIAPRLKELKLIDSIIPEPLGGAHRKPEVMAASLKAQLLADLADLDVLSKDDLLNRRYQRLMTYGYA, from the coding sequence ATGAGTCTGAATTTCCTTGATTTCGAACAGCCGATTGCTGAGCTGGAAGCGAAAATCGATTCTCTGACAGCGGTAAGCCGTCAGGATGAAAAACTGGATATTAACATCGACGAAGAAGTGCATCGTCTGCGCGAGAAAAGCGTAGAGCTGACGCGCAAAATCTTTGCCGATCTCGGCGCATGGCAGGTGGCCCAGCTGGCTCGCCATCCACAGCGTCCGTACACCCTGGATTATGTCCGCCTGGCGTTTGACGAATTTGACGAACTGGCAGGCGATCGCGCATACGCTGACGATAAAGCTATCGTTGGCGGTATCGCGCGTCTGGACGGACGCCCGGTGATGATCATTGGTCATCAGAAAGGTCGTGAAACCAAAGAGAAAATCCGTCGTAACTTTGGTATGCCAGCACCAGAAGGCTACCGTAAAGCCCTGCGTCTGATGGAGATGGCTGAGCGTTTCAACATGCCAATCATCACCTTCATCGACACCCCGGGTGCATACCCTGGCGTGGGCGCGGAAGAGCGCGGTCAGTCTGAAGCCATCGCGCGCAACCTGCGCGAGATGTCTCGTCTGAAGGTGCCGGTCATCTGTACCGTTATCGGCGAGGGTGGTTCCGGCGGTGCGCTGGCGATTGGCGTGGGCGATAAAGTGAATATGCTGCAGTACAGCACCTATTCCGTTATCTCCCCGGAAGGCTGCGCGTCCATTCTGTGGAAAAGCGCCGACAAAGCGCCGCTGGCTGCAGAAGCAATGGGCATCATTGCGCCACGCCTGAAAGAGCTTAAGCTGATCGATTCCATCATCCCGGAACCGCTGGGTGGTGCGCATCGTAAGCCGGAAGTGATGGCGGCTTCCCTGAAAGCGCAGCTGCTGGCTGACCTGGCGGATCTGGACGTGCTGAGCAAAGACGATCTGCTCAACCGCCGCTACCAGCGTCTGATGACCTACGGTTACGCGTAA
- the lpxD gene encoding UDP-3-O-(3-hydroxymyristoyl)glucosamine N-acyltransferase, with protein MPSIRLADLAQQLDAELHGDGDIVITAVASMQSAKAGTITFMVSPKYREQLAQCQASAVVLTQDDLPFATVSALVVKNPYLTYARMAQILDTTPQPAQNIAASAAIDATARLGNNVAVGANAVIESGVVLGDNVVIGPGCFVGKNTKIGAGTRLWANVSVYHDVEIGENCLVQSSTVIGSDGFGYANDRGNWVKIPQLGSVIIGDRVEIGACTTIDRGALDDTIIGNGVIIDNQCQIAHNVVIGDNTAVAGGVIMAGSLKIGRYCMIGGASVINGHMEICDKVTVTGMGMVMRPITEPGVYSSGIPLQPNKVWRKTAALVMNIDDMSKRLKSLERKIDQQD; from the coding sequence ATGCCTTCAATTCGACTGGCTGATTTAGCTCAGCAGTTGGATGCAGAATTACACGGTGATGGCGATATCGTCATCACCGCTGTTGCGTCCATGCAATCTGCTAAAGCTGGCACGATTACCTTCATGGTAAGCCCTAAGTACCGTGAGCAACTGGCTCAATGCCAGGCGTCAGCTGTTGTACTGACGCAGGACGATCTTCCATTTGCCACTGTAAGCGCGCTGGTAGTGAAAAACCCCTACCTGACGTATGCACGCATGGCTCAAATTCTCGATACCACGCCGCAGCCGGCCCAGAACATTGCTGCCAGTGCAGCGATTGATGCGACGGCCCGGCTTGGTAACAACGTCGCCGTTGGCGCGAATGCGGTTATCGAATCCGGCGTTGTGCTGGGCGATAACGTCGTCATTGGCCCTGGTTGCTTCGTTGGGAAAAATACGAAAATCGGCGCCGGGACCCGTTTATGGGCCAACGTATCCGTTTATCATGACGTTGAAATTGGCGAAAATTGCCTCGTCCAGTCCAGCACCGTAATTGGTTCTGACGGCTTTGGTTACGCTAACGATCGCGGTAACTGGGTGAAGATCCCGCAGCTTGGTAGCGTTATTATTGGCGATCGCGTGGAGATCGGCGCCTGTACCACCATTGACCGTGGCGCGCTTGACGACACGATCATTGGCAATGGTGTTATCATCGATAACCAGTGCCAGATTGCGCATAACGTTGTGATTGGCGACAATACCGCAGTTGCGGGTGGCGTCATCATGGCGGGCAGCCTGAAAATTGGCCGTTATTGCATGATTGGCGGTGCGAGCGTGATTAATGGCCATATGGAAATCTGCGACAAGGTGACCGTGACGGGAATGGGCATGGTAATGCGTCCTATCACTGAACCTGGCGTTTATTCCTCAGGCATTCCGCTACAACCCAACAAGGTATGGCGTAAAACAGCAGCTCTGGTGATGAACATTGATGATATGAGCAAGCGCCTCAAGTCTCTTGAGCGTAAGATCGATCAACAAGATTAA